One genomic window of Acidobacteriota bacterium includes the following:
- a CDS encoding UDP-glucose/GDP-mannose dehydrogenase family protein, whose product MNIAIVGTGYVGLVTGACFAEFGLKVTGIDKDKEKIEMLNRGEIPIYEPGLEEKIKKYMAEGLLTFTTDIAEGVKKALVIFIAVGTPPKEDGSADLSYIDEVARSIAENMNGYKVIVTKSTVPVGTGERIKRIIKEHQKEKVNFDVVSNPEFLREGSAIEDFMRPDRVVIGAESSEAIAIMKDLYSPLFLIETPFVITNIETAEMIKYASNAFLATKVSFINEMANLCELVGADVHIVAKGMGLDKRIGPKFLHPGPGFGGSCFPKDTRAIVQIAEEKGYDLSIVKAVIGVNERQRELMVEKIARVIGELKGKEIAVLGLSFKPNTDDIRESPAIAIVGRLKEKGAKIRAYDPAAMENTSKIYPDIEYASDPYDAVSGCDAMVIITEWNQFRNLDLERIKSLMKKPVMIDLRNIYEPERMKKLGFIYDCVGRVRRSEFAKEKRDD is encoded by the coding sequence GTGAACATCGCAATAGTTGGCACTGGCTATGTAGGGCTGGTCACCGGCGCCTGTTTCGCCGAGTTTGGCTTAAAGGTCACCGGCATCGACAAAGATAAAGAGAAGATCGAGATGCTCAATCGGGGGGAGATCCCGATTTATGAACCAGGGCTCGAGGAAAAGATAAAGAAATATATGGCGGAAGGGCTCCTCACCTTCACCACCGATATCGCCGAAGGGGTAAAGAAGGCGCTTGTCATCTTCATCGCTGTGGGTACCCCACCGAAGGAGGATGGTTCCGCCGATCTCTCCTATATTGACGAGGTAGCAAGAAGCATCGCCGAAAATATGAACGGCTACAAGGTGATCGTCACCAAGAGCACGGTACCAGTGGGAACCGGCGAGCGGATAAAGCGGATCATCAAAGAACACCAGAAGGAGAAGGTCAACTTCGATGTGGTCTCGAACCCCGAGTTCCTCCGTGAGGGTTCAGCGATAGAGGACTTTATGCGACCCGATCGGGTGGTAATAGGGGCGGAGTCGAGTGAGGCGATAGCCATTATGAAGGACTTATACTCCCCTTTATTCCTCATCGAGACCCCGTTTGTAATAACCAACATCGAGACCGCGGAGATGATAAAATACGCTTCCAACGCCTTCCTCGCCACCAAGGTCTCATTTATCAACGAGATGGCAAACCTCTGCGAGCTGGTGGGAGCTGATGTCCACATAGTAGCGAAGGGGATGGGGCTTGATAAACGGATCGGTCCCAAATTTCTCCACCCAGGACCAGGGTTCGGCGGAAGCTGCTTTCCCAAAGATACTCGGGCAATCGTCCAGATCGCTGAGGAGAAAGGGTATGATCTATCCATTGTGAAGGCGGTAATCGGGGTGAACGAGAGGCAGAGGGAGTTGATGGTGGAGAAGATAGCCCGGGTAATTGGAGAGCTAAAAGGGAAGGAGATCGCCGTGCTTGGCCTTTCCTTCAAGCCAAACACCGACGATATCCGAGAATCACCCGCCATCGCGATAGTAGGAAGGTTAAAAGAGAAAGGGGCGAAGATAAGGGCATATGATCCGGCAGCTATGGAGAATACGAGTAAGATATATCCCGATATCGAATATGCAAGCGACCCTTACGATGCCGTCTCCGGTTGTGATGCGATGGTGATCATCACCGAGTGGAACCAGTTCCGCAATCTCGACCTCGAACGGATAAAGAGCCTGATGAA
- a CDS encoding glycosyltransferase family 4 protein, with product MALLKAPADTRVLLCGAQVPFFRGGAEQLISSLSEHLRRLGYQVDVTQLPFKWYPNRNIFHHALAWRLLDLSEAHGVSIDILIATKFPSYLARHKNKVVWLVHQFRQVYDFYGTIYSGFDAHSKEDNEIREMIIKMDKLALSEARALFAISRNVAERLERYNGLKAEPLYPPLPHPERYYTEGYGDFIFSASRLEEDKRIDLLLRALAHTDKRIRAKIVGRGTRREKLEQLARELGVRDRVDFLGFVPEEELYRLYANAFAVYFAPIDEDYGYVTVEAFTSKKPVITGKDSGGILEFVEEGETGFICQPEPEAVAKRIELLFKDKDLARRLGEAGYCRVKDITWEKTIKALLSAAS from the coding sequence TTGGCGCTTCTCAAAGCCCCGGCGGATACGAGAGTGCTTCTTTGTGGCGCCCAGGTGCCTTTCTTTCGTGGAGGGGCAGAACAGCTGATCTCCTCCCTCTCCGAGCATCTCCGTCGGCTCGGCTATCAGGTGGATGTGACCCAGCTTCCCTTCAAGTGGTATCCCAATCGCAATATCTTCCATCACGCTTTAGCTTGGCGCCTGCTCGATCTTTCTGAGGCGCATGGGGTTAGCATAGACATCCTCATCGCTACCAAATTCCCCTCCTATCTCGCCCGCCACAAGAATAAAGTGGTCTGGCTGGTGCACCAGTTCCGTCAGGTGTATGATTTCTACGGCACCATCTACTCCGGCTTCGATGCTCATAGTAAAGAAGACAACGAGATAAGGGAGATGATAATCAAGATGGATAAGCTCGCCCTGTCCGAGGCGCGGGCGCTTTTTGCCATTTCGAGAAATGTGGCGGAAAGGCTGGAGAGATATAATGGCTTGAAGGCAGAACCCCTTTACCCTCCCTTACCTCATCCGGAACGATATTATACCGAGGGCTATGGGGATTTCATCTTCTCTGCCTCACGGCTGGAGGAGGATAAGCGGATAGACCTCCTCCTTCGCGCCCTTGCCCATACCGATAAAAGGATACGAGCGAAGATCGTAGGAAGAGGGACGAGGAGGGAGAAGCTTGAGCAATTAGCGCGGGAGCTCGGGGTAAGGGATCGGGTGGACTTCCTCGGTTTCGTCCCCGAAGAGGAGCTGTATCGCCTCTATGCCAATGCCTTTGCCGTTTACTTCGCCCCCATTGATGAGGACTACGGCTATGTTACTGTGGAGGCGTTTACCTCGAAAAAGCCGGTGATAACCGGGAAGGATTCCGGAGGTATTCTCGAATTCGTTGAGGAGGGAGAAACCGGTTTTATCTGCCAGCCGGAACCGGAAGCTGTGGCAAAGAGGATAGAACTCCTCTTTAAGGATAAGGATTTGGCGAGAAGGCTCGGTGAGGCGGGTTACTGCAGGGTAAAGGATATCACCTGGGAGAAGACGATAAAAGCCCTTCTCTCTGCCGCCTCTTAA